One Anaerolineales bacterium DNA segment encodes these proteins:
- the gap gene encoding type I glyceraldehyde-3-phosphate dehydrogenase produces MATKVGINGFGRIGRQVLKAIMERAPKDLEVVAVNDLFDVDTNAHLFKYDSTYGKFDGSVEVKEGNLAVNGRMVKVLAEKDPAKLPWKDLGVEIVIESTGIFTDAIGDPAKGKAGANVHIQSGGAKKVIISAPAKNEDLTIVLGVNDSKYDPAKQHIISNASCTTNCLAPAAKVVHDKFTILYGSMCTIHSYTNDQVILDQGHKKEMRRSRSAGLNIIPTTTGAAKAVALVIPELKGKFDGYSLRVPSPTVSVVDFSCTVSKATTKEELTAAFVDASNGALKGVLGVTSGKAQDPLVSTDFRGDDRSSIVDLQYCNVLGGTLVKVVAWYDNEWGYSCRTADLAVMIAKKL; encoded by the coding sequence ATGGCGACAAAAGTTGGCATCAACGGGTTCGGGCGCATCGGCCGGCAGGTGCTTAAGGCGATCATGGAACGCGCGCCGAAGGACCTCGAGGTGGTGGCGGTCAACGATCTGTTCGACGTCGACACCAACGCCCATCTGTTCAAGTACGATTCCACTTACGGAAAATTCGACGGAAGCGTCGAGGTCAAGGAAGGAAACCTGGCGGTCAACGGCCGCATGGTCAAGGTCCTCGCGGAAAAGGATCCGGCCAAACTTCCGTGGAAAGACCTCGGAGTCGAGATCGTGATCGAATCCACCGGCATTTTCACCGATGCGATCGGGGATCCGGCAAAGGGCAAAGCCGGCGCCAACGTCCACATTCAATCGGGCGGGGCCAAGAAGGTCATTATTTCGGCGCCGGCCAAGAACGAAGACCTGACCATCGTGCTGGGCGTCAACGATTCGAAATACGATCCAGCCAAGCAACACATCATTTCCAACGCCTCCTGCACCACCAACTGCCTGGCCCCCGCGGCCAAGGTCGTGCACGACAAGTTCACCATCCTCTACGGCTCGATGTGCACGATCCACTCCTACACCAATGACCAAGTGATCCTGGACCAGGGGCACAAGAAGGAAATGCGCCGCTCGCGCTCGGCCGGCCTCAACATCATCCCCACCACCACCGGGGCGGCCAAAGCCGTGGCACTCGTCATTCCCGAATTAAAGGGGAAATTCGACGGCTATTCCCTGCGCGTTCCCAGCCCGACCGTTTCAGTCGTGGATTTCAGCTGCACGGTTTCGAAAGCCACCACCAAAGAAGAGCTGACCGCGGCTTTCGTGGACGCATCGAACGGCGCGCTGAAGGGCGTCCTGGGGGTCACCTCCGGCAAAGCCCAGGATCCGCTGGTCTCCACCGATTTCCGCGGCGACGACCGCTCCTCGATCGTCGATCTCCAATACTGCAATGTCCTCGGCGGCACGCTGGTCAAGGTGGTGGCCTGGTACGACAACGAATGGGGTTACTCCTGCCGCACGGCCGACCTGGCGGTGATGATCGCCAAAAAGCTCTAA
- a CDS encoding YvcK family protein, protein MGKSPGRLADRLKSWLALGKIWLTPGMGVKRWLIGLVTGTLLVGLGFSVFMLDLYRSRPDSTVLSTLALSFIPRPIRIAVLLLAGGGLIAFSLWRLSYALLAPFAKSGRNVPEILASYRRRGRGPQIVAVGGGHGLSNLLRGLKHRSSNLTAVVTVADDGGSSGRLRRSLGIPPPGDLRNCLAALAEDESLLTQLFQYRFAEGDGIHGHAFGNLFVTALAGVTGSFERSLLESGRVLSICGKVVPSTLSNVTLEGELIGADSDALRRVSGQAQVQGAVWRVWLEPEDVRAYPEAVQAILSADMIVVGPGSLFTSVLPNLLIGEIREAIAASRALKVYVCNVAAQPGETDGFSVKDHLEAIERHMGFQPFHGILVNAVPAAPIEGAELVGRPFPESGVVVVEKDLADSSAPGRHDPQKLAAALMELFEQRKSRFPI, encoded by the coding sequence TGGCTTTGGGCAAAATCTGGTTGACGCCGGGCATGGGGGTGAAGAGATGGTTGATCGGTCTGGTGACGGGGACGCTTTTGGTCGGGCTTGGTTTTTCGGTGTTCATGCTCGACCTGTACCGCTCCCGGCCTGATTCCACGGTCCTTTCCACGCTGGCGCTCAGTTTTATCCCAAGACCCATCCGAATCGCAGTGCTCCTGCTGGCTGGCGGCGGATTGATCGCCTTCTCCCTGTGGAGGCTGAGTTACGCGCTGCTGGCTCCGTTCGCGAAATCCGGCAGGAACGTTCCGGAAATCCTGGCCAGCTACCGGAGGCGCGGACGCGGGCCGCAGATCGTCGCCGTCGGCGGCGGACACGGGCTTTCCAACCTGTTGCGCGGATTGAAACACCGGTCCTCGAACCTCACCGCGGTGGTCACGGTCGCCGACGACGGCGGATCCTCGGGCCGCTTGCGGCGCTCGTTGGGCATCCCGCCGCCGGGGGATCTACGCAACTGTTTGGCCGCGCTGGCCGAGGATGAGTCGCTGCTGACCCAGCTCTTCCAATACCGGTTCGCCGAAGGCGACGGCATTCACGGGCACGCCTTCGGCAACCTGTTCGTAACGGCGTTGGCGGGGGTCACCGGAAGCTTCGAACGGAGTCTGCTTGAATCCGGGCGGGTGCTTTCGATCTGCGGCAAGGTGGTGCCTTCCACGTTGAGCAATGTGACGTTGGAAGGAGAGTTGATCGGCGCGGATTCCGACGCCCTGCGGCGGGTCAGCGGACAGGCCCAGGTCCAGGGGGCGGTTTGGCGGGTGTGGCTGGAGCCGGAAGACGTGCGGGCCTACCCGGAAGCGGTGCAGGCGATTCTCTCCGCGGACATGATCGTGGTGGGGCCGGGCAGCCTGTTCACCAGCGTGCTCCCGAACCTGCTGATCGGGGAAATCCGCGAGGCGATTGCCGCCAGCCGCGCGCTGAAGGTCTACGTCTGCAACGTCGCCGCCCAGCCCGGGGAAACTGACGGGTTTTCGGTGAAGGATCATCTGGAGGCGATCGAACGGCACATGGGCTTCCAGCCGTTCCACGGAATCCTGGTGAATGCGGTTCCGGCCGCCCCGATCGAAGGAGCGGAGTTGGTGGGGAGGCCGTTTCCCGAGAGCGGAGTGGTCGTGGTGGAAAAGGATCTGGCTGATTCCTCCGCGCCCGGGCGCCACGATCCGCAGAAGCTGGCCGCCGCGCTGATGGAATTGTTCGAGCAGCGCAAATCGCGTTTTCCGATCTGA
- a CDS encoding phosphoglycerate kinase produces MKKKTVREVNVNGWQVLMRVDFNVPIKNGKVGEDTRIRSALPTIQYLLDQQAMVILCSHLGRPKGGPDPAFSLAPVAAHLGGLLNKKVAFASDCVGSAAEGVVAEMKPGDVAILENTRFHPEEEKNDPAFAQRLAMLGKIYVNDAFGSAHRAHASTEGVAHYLPGVAGFLMEKEIEFLDKAANDPEHPYVVILGGAKISDKIGVITNLLKKCERLLIGGGMANTFLKAQGLNVGASLVEDGSLETAKKIMADAGDKLLLPDDVVAADKFDAAAQSKTVAANAVPDGWRILDIGPATVKKYAAALQGAKQVVWNGPMGVFEFPSFAKGTRDLAQAVAACGAVTVVGGGDSVAAITEAGLAEKISHISTGGGASLEFLEGKVLPGIMILQDQ; encoded by the coding sequence CTGAAGAAGAAGACTGTCCGCGAAGTGAACGTCAACGGCTGGCAGGTGTTGATGCGGGTGGATTTCAACGTTCCGATTAAGAACGGCAAGGTGGGCGAGGATACCCGGATCCGGTCGGCGCTGCCGACCATCCAATATCTGCTGGACCAGCAGGCGATGGTGATCCTGTGTTCGCACCTCGGGAGGCCGAAGGGCGGTCCGGATCCGGCGTTTTCCCTGGCTCCGGTGGCCGCGCACCTGGGCGGATTGCTAAATAAGAAAGTGGCCTTCGCCTCGGACTGCGTCGGATCGGCGGCCGAAGGGGTCGTGGCCGAGATGAAGCCGGGCGATGTGGCGATCCTGGAGAACACCCGCTTCCATCCGGAAGAGGAGAAGAACGATCCGGCCTTCGCCCAGCGGCTGGCCATGCTGGGCAAGATCTACGTCAACGACGCGTTCGGATCCGCCCACCGCGCGCATGCCTCGACGGAAGGCGTGGCGCACTACCTGCCGGGCGTGGCCGGGTTCCTGATGGAAAAGGAAATCGAATTCCTCGACAAGGCGGCCAACGATCCGGAACATCCCTATGTCGTCATCTTGGGCGGAGCGAAGATCAGCGATAAAATCGGCGTCATCACCAACCTGCTCAAGAAGTGCGAGCGGCTGCTGATCGGCGGCGGGATGGCCAACACCTTCCTGAAAGCCCAGGGCCTGAACGTCGGCGCATCGCTCGTCGAAGACGGGAGCCTCGAAACGGCGAAGAAGATCATGGCCGACGCCGGCGACAAACTGCTCCTGCCGGACGACGTCGTGGCGGCGGACAAGTTCGACGCCGCGGCCCAATCCAAGACCGTCGCCGCGAACGCCGTCCCGGACGGCTGGCGGATCCTCGACATCGGACCGGCGACGGTGAAAAAATACGCCGCCGCACTCCAGGGCGCCAAACAGGTGGTCTGGAACGGGCCGATGGGCGTGTTCGAGTTTCCCAGCTTCGCCAAGGGGACCCGCGATCTGGCCCAGGCCGTCGCCGCCTGCGGCGCGGTCACCGTGGTGGGCGGCGGCGATTCGGTCGCCGCGATCACCGAGGCCGGATTGGCCGAGAAGATCAGCCACATCTCCACCGGCGGCGGCGCGTCCCTGGAATTCCTTGAGGGCAAAGTCCTTCCCGGGATCATGATTCTGCAGGATCAATGA